One Laribacter hongkongensis DSM 14985 genomic region harbors:
- a CDS encoding peroxiredoxin family protein, which yields MKKILLAVAALAVVAVIAWTVTDRNPAPAVQYQALDGRTTSTEALKGRVVLVNFWATSCPGCIKEMPALKDTHTRYAPKGYETVAVAMSYDPPDYVKTYVEQNRLPFFVALDSQGQLAQAFGGVQLTPTSILVGKDGQIIKRYLGEPDFAELHRLIEQALAA from the coding sequence ATGAAGAAAATCCTGCTGGCCGTGGCGGCGCTGGCCGTAGTGGCGGTCATCGCCTGGACGGTAACCGACCGTAATCCGGCTCCGGCGGTGCAGTACCAGGCCCTGGATGGTCGTACCACCTCCACCGAGGCACTCAAGGGCCGGGTGGTGCTGGTCAATTTCTGGGCAACCAGCTGTCCTGGCTGCATCAAGGAAATGCCGGCGCTCAAGGATACCCACACCAGATATGCGCCCAAAGGCTACGAAACGGTGGCGGTAGCCATGAGCTACGACCCGCCCGATTACGTCAAGACCTATGTCGAGCAGAACCGGTTGCCGTTTTTCGTGGCGCTCGACAGCCAGGGCCAGCTGGCACAGGCCTTCGGCGGCGTGCAGCTGACGCCGACATCGATCCTGGTCGGCAAGGACGGCCAGATCATCAAGCGCTATCTGGGCGAGCCGGACTTTGCCGAACTGCACCGGCTGATCGAGCAGGCGCTGGCGGCCTGA
- a CDS encoding acyl-CoA thioesterase yields the protein MHQIDIKVRGYHLDLYGHVNNARYLEFLEEARWAYFDDEADLVAYMHEGFAFVVVNINISYRRPALMNEVLTLDTSMHEVGHRSAVIRQVVRHKESGAVVAEADVTFVLYSERDKRAIVIDGELRALLERLSARDRAAGSDCK from the coding sequence ATGCATCAGATCGACATAAAAGTTCGCGGTTACCATCTCGACCTCTACGGTCACGTCAACAATGCGCGTTACCTGGAGTTTCTCGAGGAAGCGCGCTGGGCCTACTTTGATGACGAGGCTGATCTGGTGGCTTACATGCACGAAGGCTTTGCCTTCGTGGTAGTCAACATCAACATCAGTTACCGGCGCCCGGCGCTGATGAACGAGGTGCTGACGCTCGACACCAGCATGCACGAGGTGGGCCACCGCTCGGCCGTGATCCGGCAGGTGGTGCGCCACAAGGAATCCGGTGCCGTGGTGGCCGAGGCTGACGTGACGTTTGTGCTGTACAGCGAGCGGGACAAGCGTGCCATCGTGATCGATGGCGAGCTGCGCGCGCTGCTGGAGCGGCTGTCGGCCCGTGACCGGGCGGCCGGGTCGGACTGCAAGTAA
- a CDS encoding energy transducer TonB gives MRHETVFPARRLRRLVALLTALGLHVALLWTLGGSAVRPLPAALPPLEAWLVTAPPPPPPPVVPARAEPAPPPPAEPPPKVARAAIPLPPPPRKPVLPKAEPVAPRTEIRTPEPPLRTPPAGASARDWLADARALARDDRDSGRNQPVSQRSARVGSSSRDPVLRAYADGWRRKVEDVGRLNYPESARAQGLAGRLVLAADIAPDGTLLSARIEKGSGQPELDSAALNIVRLAAPYAPFPPALARDYDRLTLVRTWSFSRDGNLSAP, from the coding sequence TTGCGTCACGAGACCGTTTTCCCTGCCCGCCGCCTCAGGCGCCTTGTTGCCCTGCTGACGGCTCTGGGGCTGCACGTTGCACTGCTGTGGACGCTGGGCGGATCTGCCGTCCGGCCGCTTCCGGCTGCATTGCCGCCGCTGGAGGCGTGGCTGGTGACGGCTCCGCCACCACCACCACCACCGGTTGTTCCTGCCAGGGCGGAGCCGGCTCCGCCGCCCCCGGCCGAACCGCCGCCCAAGGTGGCCCGCGCCGCCATTCCCCTGCCGCCTCCGCCCAGGAAACCGGTGCTGCCCAAGGCGGAGCCGGTGGCACCCCGTACCGAAATCCGGACACCCGAGCCGCCACTGCGCACTCCGCCGGCTGGCGCCAGTGCGCGCGACTGGCTGGCCGATGCGCGTGCACTGGCGCGCGATGACCGCGACAGCGGTCGCAACCAGCCGGTCAGCCAGCGCTCTGCCCGTGTGGGCAGTTCAAGCCGTGATCCGGTGTTGCGGGCGTATGCCGACGGCTGGCGGCGCAAGGTCGAGGACGTGGGACGGCTCAATTATCCCGAGTCGGCACGGGCGCAAGGTCTGGCCGGCCGGCTGGTGCTGGCCGCCGACATCGCACCGGACGGTACATTGCTGTCAGCCCGCATCGAGAAAGGCTCCGGCCAGCCGGAACTGGACTCGGCGGCGCTGAACATCGTGCGGCTGGCGGCACCCTATGCCCCGTTTCCGCCGGCCCTGGCGCGTGACTATGACCGGCTGACGCTGGTGCGGACCTGGTCGTTCAGCCGGGACGGCAACCTGTCAGCCCCCTGA
- a CDS encoding bifunctional diguanylate cyclase/phosphodiesterase — MPITLPLPAPRQPRVLVWVAIVLGMAAVAWLSLVPARVSPVAPLVWWPVGVALAVMLRYGLRTLPALWLGLVAGMVLGMPAEPLVHMLFDSLPDLLVAGAVAVWSRWLLGGIQLPPWRQTLPGLLLLMLLVLVGESINCVLALLLSGQPDPAWREPLLECWLADLLAFLVVGSLSMPSRWRLGSWAMEAERAAVLTIGVVSWSVAAWWEGPAPLVSQLVSFGFIPLVVWTAIRLTLRDVGLLTLLAVLPFYVLGVAPAGLEQIGLATGSGTGFVVMLLVLYLHDSEQQRHRQERLRRQEMRQLRRAQRDIILQAADMIPSAVVLTRLSDQTIVYANEALARLFGYPRASFIGRTSLEMGIWNNPDDRHELLARMHAPVPQPFNCWMRRADGTRFCIELQSSRVTWGDSAYMLTVAHDIDQLVRAESLARDGERSIKEALARAQIGYVDLDLARDRAVGNSVMAEMMGYPDDGAVLSPIPQDWIGRVHPDDRDMVRLRYRNLMAGRAPIDGLEFRLEHDRDWRWVMATLVPIETLPDGRALRVLGVYVDVTRLHLATAELRLAAHVQEHTPDAVLICDAAGRLLKANRAMQRLTGWAPEVLVEELLADLRSDAYPVPPANRSWEGECHYRTLSGVPLACWQRQSPVLDEYGNLSYLLVTLSELSERQRQEARIRYLAEHDSLTGLYNRAALIERLGDVLSQARRQPHVGAVMYLDLDRFKQINDTLGHEAGDALLIEVARRIRSVVRTGDAVGRMGGDEFVVLLARLEYPRDAAAVADKLLAALLEPFVLSGQRVESPASIGVAMFPQDGEDADTLLRHADAAMYDVKTQGRGRWQFFTSALQSQVANRRAREAMLTRALERREFVLEYQLIYGNPVREPLAMEALLRWHTPAGERLPAQAFIDLAEDMRLALRLTRYTLDLVGQQLAGWLEAGLVPVPVAINLTSRQFHDPLLVTHVAETLREHRLDGQWIEFEVAESALFADLEQSRKQLARLAELGVGVAVDRFGGDIRRWFELADAPLTRIKVECSVLAELSGNDRGRMALSAWQGVLGRPLAVTGVESDDDLACAERIGSQAVQGWVCQAPLNGEQMAQVLRQRQAREAGLLAEPPAAG; from the coding sequence ATGCCTATCACCTTGCCGCTTCCCGCGCCCCGTCAACCTCGCGTGCTGGTCTGGGTTGCCATTGTGCTGGGCATGGCGGCGGTCGCATGGCTATCCCTGGTTCCGGCACGAGTCAGTCCTGTCGCTCCGCTGGTCTGGTGGCCGGTCGGAGTAGCGCTGGCTGTCATGCTGCGCTACGGCTTGCGTACGCTGCCGGCCTTGTGGCTGGGACTGGTGGCGGGCATGGTACTGGGCATGCCCGCCGAACCGCTGGTACACATGCTGTTCGATAGCCTGCCCGACCTCCTTGTCGCCGGCGCAGTGGCCGTCTGGAGCCGCTGGCTCCTTGGCGGAATCCAGTTACCGCCTTGGAGGCAGACCCTGCCCGGTCTGCTCTTGCTGATGTTGCTGGTACTGGTGGGAGAGAGCATCAACTGTGTCCTGGCCCTGCTGCTGTCCGGACAGCCTGATCCAGCATGGCGCGAACCTCTGCTGGAATGCTGGTTGGCGGACCTGCTGGCATTTCTGGTCGTCGGATCCCTGTCGATGCCCAGCCGCTGGCGGCTGGGATCGTGGGCCATGGAGGCCGAACGGGCTGCTGTTCTGACCATCGGCGTGGTGTCATGGAGCGTGGCAGCCTGGTGGGAAGGGCCGGCACCACTGGTCAGCCAGCTGGTGTCTTTCGGTTTCATTCCGCTGGTGGTCTGGACCGCCATCCGGCTGACCCTGCGCGACGTCGGATTGCTGACCCTGCTGGCCGTCCTGCCGTTTTATGTGCTGGGGGTGGCGCCGGCCGGGCTGGAGCAGATCGGCCTTGCCACCGGCAGCGGCACCGGATTCGTGGTGATGCTGCTGGTGCTGTACCTGCACGACAGCGAACAGCAGCGGCACCGGCAGGAGCGCCTGCGCCGGCAGGAAATGCGCCAGCTGCGGCGGGCACAGCGCGACATCATCCTGCAGGCAGCCGACATGATTCCTTCTGCCGTGGTACTGACCCGGCTGAGCGACCAGACCATCGTTTACGCCAACGAGGCCCTGGCGCGCCTGTTCGGTTATCCGCGTGCATCCTTCATCGGCCGCACCTCGCTGGAAATGGGCATCTGGAACAACCCGGACGACCGGCACGAGCTGCTGGCGCGCATGCATGCGCCAGTACCGCAGCCGTTCAACTGCTGGATGCGCCGGGCTGACGGCACGCGCTTCTGCATCGAGCTGCAAAGCTCGCGCGTGACGTGGGGCGACAGTGCATACATGCTGACGGTGGCGCACGACATCGACCAGCTGGTGCGGGCCGAGTCGCTGGCGCGGGACGGCGAACGCTCGATCAAGGAGGCGCTGGCCCGGGCGCAGATCGGCTACGTTGACCTGGACCTGGCCCGCGACCGGGCGGTCGGCAACAGCGTGATGGCTGAAATGATGGGCTATCCGGACGACGGAGCAGTGCTGTCGCCGATTCCGCAGGACTGGATCGGGCGCGTGCATCCGGACGACCGTGACATGGTGCGGCTGCGCTACCGCAACCTGATGGCCGGACGGGCGCCCATCGACGGCCTGGAATTCCGGCTGGAGCACGACCGGGACTGGCGCTGGGTCATGGCCACGCTGGTGCCGATCGAAACCCTGCCGGACGGGCGGGCCTTGCGCGTGCTGGGGGTCTACGTGGACGTCACCCGCCTGCATCTGGCCACGGCCGAGCTGCGGCTGGCCGCACACGTACAGGAACACACGCCGGACGCCGTGCTGATCTGCGATGCCGCCGGACGGCTGCTCAAGGCCAACCGGGCCATGCAGCGCCTGACCGGCTGGGCGCCCGAAGTGCTGGTCGAGGAACTGCTGGCAGACCTGCGTTCCGATGCTTACCCCGTGCCGCCGGCCAACCGCAGCTGGGAGGGCGAATGTCACTACCGGACGCTGTCCGGCGTACCGCTGGCCTGCTGGCAGCGCCAGAGCCCGGTCCTTGACGAGTATGGCAACCTGTCATACCTGCTGGTGACGCTGAGCGAGCTGTCCGAACGCCAGCGGCAGGAGGCGCGCATCCGCTATCTGGCCGAGCACGATTCGCTGACCGGGCTTTACAACCGTGCGGCCCTGATCGAACGGCTCGGCGACGTGCTGTCCCAGGCGCGGCGCCAGCCGCATGTCGGTGCAGTCATGTATCTCGACCTTGACCGTTTCAAGCAGATCAACGACACCCTCGGGCATGAAGCCGGCGATGCCCTGCTGATCGAAGTCGCGCGGCGCATCCGTTCGGTCGTGCGGACTGGTGATGCGGTCGGGCGCATGGGCGGCGACGAATTCGTGGTCCTGCTGGCACGGCTGGAGTATCCGCGCGATGCCGCTGCGGTGGCCGACAAGCTGCTGGCCGCCTTGCTGGAGCCCTTTGTCCTGTCCGGGCAGCGGGTCGAATCGCCGGCCTCGATCGGCGTCGCCATGTTTCCGCAGGACGGCGAGGATGCCGACACCCTGCTGCGGCATGCCGATGCCGCCATGTACGACGTCAAGACACAGGGACGGGGTCGCTGGCAGTTCTTTACCTCGGCCCTGCAAAGCCAGGTGGCCAACCGCCGTGCCCGCGAGGCCATGCTGACCCGGGCGCTGGAGCGGCGCGAATTTGTGCTCGAATACCAGCTGATCTACGGTAATCCGGTGCGCGAGCCGCTGGCGATGGAAGCTCTGCTGCGCTGGCATACACCGGCCGGCGAACGGCTGCCGGCGCAGGCATTCATCGATCTGGCCGAGGACATGCGGCTGGCGCTGCGGCTGACCCGCTATACCCTGGACCTGGTCGGCCAGCAGCTGGCCGGCTGGCTGGAGGCCGGGCTGGTGCCGGTACCGGTAGCGATCAACCTGACCTCCCGGCAGTTCCATGACCCGTTGCTGGTGACGCATGTGGCCGAGACCTTGCGGGAACACCGGCTGGACGGGCAGTGGATCGAGTTCGAGGTGGCCGAATCCGCCCTGTTTGCCGATCTGGAACAAAGCCGCAAGCAACTGGCCCGGCTGGCCGAACTCGGCGTCGGTGTGGCCGTGGACCGTTTTGGCGGCGACATCCGTCGCTGGTTCGAGCTGGCTGATGCACCGCTGACCCGGATCAAGGTCGAGTGCAGCGTCCTGGCCGAACTGTCCGGAAATGACCGTGGCCGCATGGCGCTGTCGGCCTGGCAGGGCGTACTGGGTCGGCCTCTGGCCGTAACCGGCGTTGAAAGCGATGACGATCTGGCCTGTGCCGAACGGATCGGCAGCCAGGCCGTACAGGGCTGGGTCTGCCAGGCGCCGCTGAATGGCGAGCAGATGGCCCAGGTCCTGCGCCAGCGGCAGGCGCGGGAGGCCGGTCTGCTCGCGGAGCCGCCGGCGGCCGGGTAG
- a CDS encoding Dps family protein, with product MDIGISQEDRARIVEGLSRVLADTYTLYLKTHNFHWNVVGPKFRTLHLMFEEQYNEMWIALDALAERIRALDAPAPGTYAEFARLTAIAETVGVPDADTMTRVLLDGHETVCRTIRGQLAALDAANDQPSLDLLTQRLEVHEKTAWMLRSLLA from the coding sequence ATGGATATCGGTATCAGTCAGGAAGATCGTGCGCGCATCGTCGAGGGACTCTCTCGGGTGCTGGCCGACACCTATACGCTTTATCTCAAGACGCACAACTTTCACTGGAACGTCGTCGGACCGAAATTCCGCACCCTGCACCTGATGTTCGAAGAGCAGTACAACGAGATGTGGATTGCCCTCGACGCACTGGCCGAGCGCATCCGCGCACTGGATGCTCCGGCACCCGGCACCTACGCCGAGTTTGCCCGGCTGACCGCCATCGCCGAAACCGTCGGCGTGCCGGATGCCGACACCATGACCCGCGTGCTGCTCGACGGCCACGAAACCGTCTGCCGCACCATCCGTGGCCAGCTGGCTGCCCTGGACGCCGCCAACGACCAGCCGTCGCTCGACCTGCTGACCCAGCGCCTCGAAGTGCACGAAAAAACCGCCTGGATGCTGCGCAGCCTGCTGGCCTGA